The following coding sequences are from one Kogia breviceps isolate mKogBre1 chromosome X, mKogBre1 haplotype 1, whole genome shotgun sequence window:
- the APEX2 gene encoding DNA-(apurinic or apyrimidinic site) endonuclease 2 isoform X1 — translation MLRVVSWNINGIRSPVQGVGYEESSNCTAMAMRRILDKLDADIVCLQETKVTRDVLTEPLAIIEGCNSYFSFSRNRSGYSGVATFCKDSATPVAAEEGLSGLLATQNGNVGCYGNMDDFTQEELRALDSEGRALLTQHKICTWEGKEKTLTLINVYCPHADPGKPERLAFKMRFYRLLQIRAEALLAAGSHVIILGDLNTAHRPIDHWDAVNLECFEEDPSRKWMDHLLGNLGCQAGSHTGPFIDSYRCFHPKQKGAFTCWSTVSGARHLNYGSRLDYVLGDRTLVMDTFQASFLLPEVMGSDHCPVGAVLSVSSVPAKQCPPLCTRFLPEFAGTQLKILRFLVRLEQDPVFRQSALQLSNQAPVQMRQNKARVRSTRSRPSQAGSSRGQKNLMSYFQPSSSRPQASPNLELPSLGTLVAPKTSEEDVMANVLEGQAKASQAKDEKEVRTSFWKSLLGGPLPMPLCGGHREPCVMRTVKKPGPNLGRHFYVCARPQGPPTDPSSRCSFFLWSRPG, via the exons ATGTTGCGCGTGGTGAGCTGGAACATCAATGGGATTCGGAGCCCCGTGCAAGGGGTGGGATACGAGGAGTCCAGCAATTGTACCGCCATGGCCATGAGGCGCATTTTGGACAAGCTGGATGCTGACATCGTCTGTCTTCAGGAAACCAAAGTAACCA gggATGTGCTGACAGAGCCCCTGGCTATCATTGAGGGCTGTAACTCCTATTTCAGCTTCAGCCGCAACCGTAGTGGCTATTCTG GTGTAGCCACCTTCTGTAAGGACAGTGCTACCCCAGTGGCTGCTGAAGAAGGCCTGAGTGGCCTACTTGCCACTCAGAATGGGAATGTGGGTTGCTACGGAAACATGGATGACTTCACTCAAGAGGAGCTTCGAGCTCTGGATAGTGAGGGCCGGGCCCTCCTCACACAACACAAGATCTG CAcatgggaagggaaggagaagaccTTGACCCTAATCAACGTGTACTGCCCCCATGCGGACCCTGGGAAGCCTGAGCGGCTCGCCTTTAAGATGCGCTTCTATCGCTTGCTGCAGATCCGAGCAGAAGCCCTCCTGGCAGCTGGCAG cCATGTTATCATTCTGGGGGACCTGAATACAGCTCACCGCCCCATTGACCACTGGGATGCAGTCAACCTG gaATGCTTTGAAGAGGACCCAAGTCGCAAGTGGATGGACCACTTGCTCGGTAACCTGGGGTGCCAGGCTGGTTCCCATACGGGACCCTTCATTGATAGCTACCGATGCTTCCATCCAAAGCAGAAGGGGGCCTTCACCTGCTGGTCCACAGTCAGTGGTGCCCGCCATCTGAACTATGGCTCTCGGCTTGACTATGTGTTGGGGGACAGGACCCTGGTCATGGACACCTTTCAGGCCTCCTTCTTGCTGCCTGAGGTGATGGGCTCTGACCACTGCCCCGTGGGTGCAGTCTTAAGCGTGTCTTCTGTGCCGGCAAAACAGTGCCCACCCCTGTGCACTCGCTTCCTCCCTGAGTTTGCAGGCACCCAGCTCAAGATCCTTAGATTCCTAGTTCGTCTCGAACAAGATCCTGTGTTCAGGCAGTCAGCGCTGCAGCTCAGCAATCAAGCACCGGTACAGATGCGCCAAAACAAAGCCCGTGTGCGCTCGACCAGGTCTCGGCCAAGTCAAGCTGGTTCCAGTAGAGGCCAAAAAAACCTGATGAGCTACTTCCAGCCATCCTCCAGTCGTCCCCAAGCTTCTCCTAACTTGGAGCTTCCTAGCCTGGGCACCCTTGTGGCCCCAAAGACCTCAGAAGAAGATGTGATGGCCAATGTGCTGGAGGGGCAGGCCAAGGCTTCACAGGCCAAGGATGAAAAGGAGGTACGGACCTCATTCTGGAAGTCTCTGCTGGGGGGGCCCTTGCCCATGCCCCTGTGTGGGGGCCACAGGGAGCCATGTGTAATGCGAACTGTGAAGAAGCCAGGACCCAACCTGGGCCGCCACTTTTACGTGTGTGCCAGGCCCCAGGGTCCTCCCACTGACCCCTCCTCCCGCTGCAGCTTCTTCCTCTGGAGCAGGCCCGGCTGA
- the APEX2 gene encoding DNA-(apurinic or apyrimidinic site) endonuclease 2 isoform X2, which yields MDDFTQEELRALDSEGRALLTQHKICTWEGKEKTLTLINVYCPHADPGKPERLAFKMRFYRLLQIRAEALLAAGSHVIILGDLNTAHRPIDHWDAVNLECFEEDPSRKWMDHLLGNLGCQAGSHTGPFIDSYRCFHPKQKGAFTCWSTVSGARHLNYGSRLDYVLGDRTLVMDTFQASFLLPEVMGSDHCPVGAVLSVSSVPAKQCPPLCTRFLPEFAGTQLKILRFLVRLEQDPVFRQSALQLSNQAPVQMRQNKARVRSTRSRPSQAGSSRGQKNLMSYFQPSSSRPQASPNLELPSLGTLVAPKTSEEDVMANVLEGQAKASQAKDEKEVRTSFWKSLLGGPLPMPLCGGHREPCVMRTVKKPGPNLGRHFYVCARPQGPPTDPSSRCSFFLWSRPG from the exons ATGGATGACTTCACTCAAGAGGAGCTTCGAGCTCTGGATAGTGAGGGCCGGGCCCTCCTCACACAACACAAGATCTG CAcatgggaagggaaggagaagaccTTGACCCTAATCAACGTGTACTGCCCCCATGCGGACCCTGGGAAGCCTGAGCGGCTCGCCTTTAAGATGCGCTTCTATCGCTTGCTGCAGATCCGAGCAGAAGCCCTCCTGGCAGCTGGCAG cCATGTTATCATTCTGGGGGACCTGAATACAGCTCACCGCCCCATTGACCACTGGGATGCAGTCAACCTG gaATGCTTTGAAGAGGACCCAAGTCGCAAGTGGATGGACCACTTGCTCGGTAACCTGGGGTGCCAGGCTGGTTCCCATACGGGACCCTTCATTGATAGCTACCGATGCTTCCATCCAAAGCAGAAGGGGGCCTTCACCTGCTGGTCCACAGTCAGTGGTGCCCGCCATCTGAACTATGGCTCTCGGCTTGACTATGTGTTGGGGGACAGGACCCTGGTCATGGACACCTTTCAGGCCTCCTTCTTGCTGCCTGAGGTGATGGGCTCTGACCACTGCCCCGTGGGTGCAGTCTTAAGCGTGTCTTCTGTGCCGGCAAAACAGTGCCCACCCCTGTGCACTCGCTTCCTCCCTGAGTTTGCAGGCACCCAGCTCAAGATCCTTAGATTCCTAGTTCGTCTCGAACAAGATCCTGTGTTCAGGCAGTCAGCGCTGCAGCTCAGCAATCAAGCACCGGTACAGATGCGCCAAAACAAAGCCCGTGTGCGCTCGACCAGGTCTCGGCCAAGTCAAGCTGGTTCCAGTAGAGGCCAAAAAAACCTGATGAGCTACTTCCAGCCATCCTCCAGTCGTCCCCAAGCTTCTCCTAACTTGGAGCTTCCTAGCCTGGGCACCCTTGTGGCCCCAAAGACCTCAGAAGAAGATGTGATGGCCAATGTGCTGGAGGGGCAGGCCAAGGCTTCACAGGCCAAGGATGAAAAGGAGGTACGGACCTCATTCTGGAAGTCTCTGCTGGGGGGGCCCTTGCCCATGCCCCTGTGTGGGGGCCACAGGGAGCCATGTGTAATGCGAACTGTGAAGAAGCCAGGACCCAACCTGGGCCGCCACTTTTACGTGTGTGCCAGGCCCCAGGGTCCTCCCACTGACCCCTCCTCCCGCTGCAGCTTCTTCCTCTGGAGCAGGCCCGGCTGA
- the ALAS2 gene encoding 5-aminolevulinate synthase, erythroid-specific, mitochondrial isoform X2 — MLLQRCPVLIRSPTALLGKMIKTHQFLFGIGRCPILATQGTTCSQIHLKATKAGGDSPSWVKSHCPFMLLELQDGKSKIVQKAAPEVQEDVKSFKTGNHVFGYDQFFRNKIMEKKQDHTYRVFKTVNRWADAYPFAEHFFEASVASKDVSVWCSNDYLGMSRHPRVLQATQETLQRHGAGAGGTRNISGTSRFHVELEQELAELHQKDSALLFSSCFVANDSTLFTLAKILPGCEIYSDAGNHASMIQGIRNSGAAKFVFRHNDPDHLRKLLKKSNPETPKIVAFETVHSMDGAICPLEELCDVAHQYGALTFVDEVHAVGLYGSRGAGIGERDGIMHKIDIISGTLGKAFGCVGGYIASTRDLVDMVRSYAAGFIFTTSLPPMVLSGALESVRLLKGEEGQALRRAHQRNVKHMRQLLMDRGLPVIPCPSHIIPIRVGDAALNSRICDLLLSKHGIYVQAINYPTVPRGEELLRLAPSPHHSPQMMEDFVEKLLAAWTEMGLPLQDVSIAACNFCRRPVHFELMSEWERSYFGNMGPQYVTTYA, encoded by the exons ATGTTGCTACAGCGTTGCCCAGTGCTTATCCGGAGCCCCACAGCCCTCCTGGGCAAGATGATTAAGACTCACCAGTTCCTGTTTGGTATTGGACGCTGTCCCATCCTGGCCACCCAAGGAACAACCTGTTCTCAAATCCACCTTAAGGCAACCAAGGCTGGAGGGG ACTCTCCATCTTGGGTCAAGAGCCACTGTCCCTTCATGCTGTTGGAACTCCAGGATGGGAAGAGTAAAATTGTGCAGAAGGCAGCCCCAGAAGTCCAGGAGGATGTGAAGAGTTTCAAGACAG GAAACCATGTCTTTGGTTATGACCAGTTTTTTAGGAACAAGATCATGGAGAAGAAACAGGACCACACCTACCGTGTTTTCAAGACTGTGAACCGCTGGGCTGATGCATACCCCTTTGCTGAACACTTCTTTGAGGCATCTGTGGCTTCAAAGGATGTGTCTGTCTGGTGCAGTAATGACTACCTGGGCATGAGTCGGCACCCTCGGGTCTTGCAAGCCACACA GGAGACCCTGCAGCGTCACGGAGCTGGAGCTGGTGGCACCCGCAACATCTCGGGTACCAGCAGGTTTCATGTTGAGCTGGAGCAAGAGCTGGCTGAGCTGCACCAGAAGGACTCAGCCCTGCTCTTCTCTTCCTGCTTTGTGGCCAATGACTCTACTCTCTTCACATTGGCCAAGATCTTGCCAG GGTGTGAGATTTACTCAGATGCAGGCAACCATGCTTCAATGATCCAAGGTATCCGCAATAGTGGAGCAGCAAAGTTTGTCTTCAGGCACAATGACCCTGACCACCTGAGGAAACTTCTAAAGAAGTCCAACCCTGAGACACCCAAAATTGTGGCCTTTGAGACTGTTCACTCCATGGatg GTGCCATCTGTCCCCTTGAAGAGTTGTGTGATGTGGCCCACCAGTATGGGGCTCTGACCTTCGTGGATGAGGTTCATGCTGTAGGACTGTATGGGTCCCGGGGTGCTGGGATTGGGGAGCGTGATGGAATTATGCACAAGATTGACATCATCTCTGGAACTCTTG GCAAGGCCTTTGGCTGTGTGGGCGGCTACATCGCCAGTACCCGTGACTTGGTGGACATGGTGCGCTCCTATGCTGCTGGCTTCATCTTCACCACTTCACTGCCTCCCATGGTGCTCTCTGGGGCTCTGGAATCTGTGCGGCTGCTCAAGGGAGAGGAAGGCCAAGCCCTGAGGCGGGCCCACCAGCGCAATGTCAAGCACATGCGTCAGCTACTAATGGACAGAGGCCTTCCTGTCATCCCATGCCCCAGCCACATCATCCCCATTCGG GTGGGTGATGCAGCGCTGAACAGCAGGATCTGTGATCTCCTGCTCTCCAAGCATGGCATCTATGTGCAAGCCATCAACTACCCAACTGTCCCCCGGGGTGAGGAGCTGCTGCGCTTggcaccctccccccaccacagCCCTCAGATGATGGAAGACTTTGTGG AGAAGCTGCTGGCAGCCTGGACTGAGATGGGGCTGCCCCTCCAGGATGTATCTATAGCTGCCTGCAACTTCTGTCGCCGTCCTGTGCACTTCGAGCTCATGAGTGAATGGGAACGTTCCTACTTTGGGAACATGGGGCCCCAGTATGTCACCACCTATGCCTGA
- the ALAS2 gene encoding 5-aminolevulinate synthase, erythroid-specific, mitochondrial isoform X1, whose protein sequence is MLLQRCPVLIRSPTALLGKMIKTHQFLFGIGRCPILATQGTTCSQIHLKATKAGGDSPSWVKSHCPFMLLELQDGKSKIVQKAAPEVQEDVKSFKTDLPISLSSTSLRKPFFSPQESEKNSEKVTHLIQNNMAGNHVFGYDQFFRNKIMEKKQDHTYRVFKTVNRWADAYPFAEHFFEASVASKDVSVWCSNDYLGMSRHPRVLQATQETLQRHGAGAGGTRNISGTSRFHVELEQELAELHQKDSALLFSSCFVANDSTLFTLAKILPGCEIYSDAGNHASMIQGIRNSGAAKFVFRHNDPDHLRKLLKKSNPETPKIVAFETVHSMDGAICPLEELCDVAHQYGALTFVDEVHAVGLYGSRGAGIGERDGIMHKIDIISGTLGKAFGCVGGYIASTRDLVDMVRSYAAGFIFTTSLPPMVLSGALESVRLLKGEEGQALRRAHQRNVKHMRQLLMDRGLPVIPCPSHIIPIRVGDAALNSRICDLLLSKHGIYVQAINYPTVPRGEELLRLAPSPHHSPQMMEDFVEKLLAAWTEMGLPLQDVSIAACNFCRRPVHFELMSEWERSYFGNMGPQYVTTYA, encoded by the exons ATGTTGCTACAGCGTTGCCCAGTGCTTATCCGGAGCCCCACAGCCCTCCTGGGCAAGATGATTAAGACTCACCAGTTCCTGTTTGGTATTGGACGCTGTCCCATCCTGGCCACCCAAGGAACAACCTGTTCTCAAATCCACCTTAAGGCAACCAAGGCTGGAGGGG ACTCTCCATCTTGGGTCAAGAGCCACTGTCCCTTCATGCTGTTGGAACTCCAGGATGGGAAGAGTAAAATTGTGCAGAAGGCAGCCCCAGAAGTCCAGGAGGATGTGAAGAGTTTCAAGACAG ACCTGCCCATCTCCCTGTCCTCAACCAGCCTGAGGAAGCCATTCTTCAGTCCCCAGGagtcagaaaaaaattcagagaaggTCACGCACCTGATTCAGAACAACATGGCTG GAAACCATGTCTTTGGTTATGACCAGTTTTTTAGGAACAAGATCATGGAGAAGAAACAGGACCACACCTACCGTGTTTTCAAGACTGTGAACCGCTGGGCTGATGCATACCCCTTTGCTGAACACTTCTTTGAGGCATCTGTGGCTTCAAAGGATGTGTCTGTCTGGTGCAGTAATGACTACCTGGGCATGAGTCGGCACCCTCGGGTCTTGCAAGCCACACA GGAGACCCTGCAGCGTCACGGAGCTGGAGCTGGTGGCACCCGCAACATCTCGGGTACCAGCAGGTTTCATGTTGAGCTGGAGCAAGAGCTGGCTGAGCTGCACCAGAAGGACTCAGCCCTGCTCTTCTCTTCCTGCTTTGTGGCCAATGACTCTACTCTCTTCACATTGGCCAAGATCTTGCCAG GGTGTGAGATTTACTCAGATGCAGGCAACCATGCTTCAATGATCCAAGGTATCCGCAATAGTGGAGCAGCAAAGTTTGTCTTCAGGCACAATGACCCTGACCACCTGAGGAAACTTCTAAAGAAGTCCAACCCTGAGACACCCAAAATTGTGGCCTTTGAGACTGTTCACTCCATGGatg GTGCCATCTGTCCCCTTGAAGAGTTGTGTGATGTGGCCCACCAGTATGGGGCTCTGACCTTCGTGGATGAGGTTCATGCTGTAGGACTGTATGGGTCCCGGGGTGCTGGGATTGGGGAGCGTGATGGAATTATGCACAAGATTGACATCATCTCTGGAACTCTTG GCAAGGCCTTTGGCTGTGTGGGCGGCTACATCGCCAGTACCCGTGACTTGGTGGACATGGTGCGCTCCTATGCTGCTGGCTTCATCTTCACCACTTCACTGCCTCCCATGGTGCTCTCTGGGGCTCTGGAATCTGTGCGGCTGCTCAAGGGAGAGGAAGGCCAAGCCCTGAGGCGGGCCCACCAGCGCAATGTCAAGCACATGCGTCAGCTACTAATGGACAGAGGCCTTCCTGTCATCCCATGCCCCAGCCACATCATCCCCATTCGG GTGGGTGATGCAGCGCTGAACAGCAGGATCTGTGATCTCCTGCTCTCCAAGCATGGCATCTATGTGCAAGCCATCAACTACCCAACTGTCCCCCGGGGTGAGGAGCTGCTGCGCTTggcaccctccccccaccacagCCCTCAGATGATGGAAGACTTTGTGG AGAAGCTGCTGGCAGCCTGGACTGAGATGGGGCTGCCCCTCCAGGATGTATCTATAGCTGCCTGCAACTTCTGTCGCCGTCCTGTGCACTTCGAGCTCATGAGTGAATGGGAACGTTCCTACTTTGGGAACATGGGGCCCCAGTATGTCACCACCTATGCCTGA